Proteins encoded within one genomic window of Macaca fascicularis isolate 582-1 chromosome 16, T2T-MFA8v1.1:
- the CEP295NL gene encoding protein DDC8 homolog: protein MDGATWLSLCPDNEAPLWRKKHKSLQARGTGDLALQRRADAKLWKSYQLQRLAEELGRGCREARYLHVGGLDRLQSARLLGWGGGRARENEPASEGPVQRRSARPPRAKEKHRAAPSEERSCREELGQQHPRHSRPRKTAASPEKPQTTKAMGQTNSHLALPEKRKGRREPSTKSGGGRGAIHPRRSRGPDLKRPDPLVAAVGEIRRVEGKEKGTARAGRRPLGQGAVCFVPALTSRSRGQSPEGKLRDLGQLWPAGASHRREAVSPASQCTLREKNKWQKELELAFEELFNINRKLKKHLRLYLALKPRMDQSPGEEHAFSEMQECGAETPRGKKTADAEMLPAGEPRSLAEEVEQQAASKTNLKTLMGKVKPTFRNGSQTLSPEAGIFISEGDSLSYSTESGQETPKLGMLAEGSLQLHLQDQTDRAGSTASRQRQKAEMEQRRQKQLESLERTEHPDMSLEIHYKAELEKERREQRRARLAHLKSSSTRARERERGSELSTNSPSGTSLADDDWHSQMIRDQQQQILEQNKLHKQFLEEARKRLQEFQNIC, encoded by the coding sequence ATGGACGGAGCCACGTGGCTGAGCCTCTGTCCTGATAACGAAGCTCCGCTTTGGAGGAAAAAGCACAAATCGCTACAAGCCCGGGGCACAGGCGACCTCGCTCTGCAGAGAAGAGCGGATGCCAAGCTGTGGAAAAGCTACCAGCTCCAGCGCTTGGCTGAGGAGTTGGGGAGAGGGTGTCGGGAGGCGCGGTACCTGCACGTCGGAGGCCTGGACCGACTGCAGTCAGCGCGTCTGTTAGGCTGGGGAGGAGGACGGGCCAGGGAAAATGAGCCCGCCTCAGAGGGGCCCGTCCAGCGGAGATCAGCCAGGCCCCCAAGGGCCAAGGAGAAGCACAGAGCGGCCCCTAGTGAAGAGAGGAGTTGCAGGGAAGAGTTGGGCCAGCAACACCCCAGGCACTCCAGGCCCCGGAAGACAGCAGCGAGCCCAGAGAAACCACAGACTACAAAAGCCATGGGTCAGACGAATTCTCACCTGGCCCTGCctgagaagagaaagggaaggcgAGAACCTTCGACCAAGTCCGGGGGTGGCCGCGGTGCCATCCACCCTCGGAGGAGCAGGGGGCCGGACCTAAAAAGGCCAGACCCACTCGTGGCTGCTGTGGGAGAAATCAGGCGTgtggagggaaaagagaaaggaacagcTCGGGCGGGGAGGAGGCCACTGGGACAGGGGGCAGTTTGCTTTGTTCCAGCCCTGACCAGTCGCTCTCGGGGACAGAGTCCAGAGGGGAAGCTGAGAGACCTCGGGCAGCTGTGGCCAGCTGGTGCCAGCCACAGAAGGGAAGCTGTGTCCCCAGCATCTCAGTGCACGCTCCGGGAGAAGAACAAGTGGCAGAAAGAGCTGGAGTTGGCCTTTGAAGAGTTGTTTAACATAAACAGAAAGCTGAAAAAACACCTGCGCTTGTACCTGGCACTGAAGCCCAGGATGGACCAGAGCCCCGGGGAAGAGCATGCCTTCTCAGAGATGCAAGAATGTGGCGCTGAGACCCCAAGAGGGAAGAAAACAGCAGACGCAGAGATGCTGCCCGCTGGGGAACCCAGGAGCCTAGCAGAGGAGGTGGAGCAGCAGGCAGCGTCCAAGACCAACTTGAAAACGTTAATGGGCAAGGTCAAGCCCACGTTTAGAAATGGAAGTCAAACATTGTCTCCTGAGGCAGGTATATTTATCAGTGAAGGGGACTCATTATCGTATAGCACTGAATCTGGACAAGAGACCCCCAAACTGGGCATGCTGGCAGAGGGCTCCCTTCAGCTCCACCTTCAAGACCAGACAGACAGAGCGGGTTCAACGGCATCCAGGCAAAGGCAGAAAGCAGAGATGGAGCAGAGAAGACAAAAACAACTGGAATCGCTTGAACGAACGGAACACCCAGATATGAGCTTGGAAATCCACTACAAGGCTGAGTTagaaaaagagaggagggagCAAAGAAGGGCTCGACTGGCGCATCTGAAGTCCTCCTCCACAAGAGCccgggaaagggagagaggatcTGAGCTCAGCACCAATTCCCCATCGGGCACCAGCCTCGCCGACGACGACTGGCACAGTCAGATGATCCGAGACCAGCAGCAGCAGATTTTAGAGCAAAACAAGTTGCACAAGCAGTTTCTTGAAGAAGCCAGGAAACGCTTGCAAGAGTTCCAGAACATATGCTAA